Proteins encoded together in one Bradyrhizobium sp. CB82 window:
- a CDS encoding ThiF family adenylyltransferase gives MSWYITDVVRFRAERQGIELLAQEAEWFAVTAWRLDDRLRLVLDAEIAAGGRAYPIYLQYPDMFPHTPPSVFPRGDAVRWSAHQFGTGGELCLEYGPDTWTANNTGRDLIESCHKLLVTENPGGDELGDAPSRHVVSLGQSLRIRYSRYLLTRAFRVLLGELPLRVPLEANLVSLYHKESVVHVVDKVTLADGTQWTDPTVPSQLGPEYTERRVPICRWDETDTPPSTESLDEFDSGFAAVGNTLEARYGLVVHGSELSVYFLDRKKSSVVDVAVISPPPEATRLDAAHSVLAAKKVAIVGCGSLGSKAATMLARSGVGGFVLVDDDILLPDNLVRNDLDWRDAGVHKVPALARRLQFVNPSVDVLQWRVPLGGQEANESADATLKRISECDLVLDATADPNVLNLLSAVAASAKKPVIWAEVFGGGFGGLIARYRPGIEPPPPFMRRAIENWFGEKGSLPRRSHRPYEAIGAGIDVPMTADDADVSVIAAHAARLAIDLLVDRSPSLFPNSVYAIGLGADSVFSQPFDTYPIDVGPPPPEPEVVELSDQEKVTEIATLLELLKDKIGGADPTAQDN, from the coding sequence GTGAGCTGGTACATAACGGACGTTGTACGATTTCGTGCAGAGCGCCAAGGCATCGAGCTCCTGGCTCAAGAAGCGGAGTGGTTCGCCGTAACTGCCTGGCGGCTGGACGATCGCCTTCGTTTAGTGCTGGACGCCGAAATCGCAGCCGGGGGTCGGGCCTATCCGATTTACCTCCAGTATCCCGACATGTTTCCACATACCCCGCCGTCGGTGTTTCCGCGCGGGGATGCCGTCAGATGGTCGGCACACCAGTTCGGTACTGGTGGCGAGCTCTGCCTTGAATATGGTCCGGACACATGGACCGCCAACAACACCGGCAGAGATCTGATAGAGAGCTGTCATAAGCTGCTCGTGACCGAGAATCCGGGAGGCGACGAGTTAGGCGACGCGCCCTCGCGCCACGTCGTAAGCCTCGGACAAAGCCTCCGCATCCGATATAGCCGATATCTTCTGACACGCGCCTTTCGCGTCCTGCTTGGCGAGCTTCCCTTGCGCGTTCCGCTCGAAGCCAACCTCGTGTCCCTCTATCACAAGGAATCCGTCGTCCATGTGGTCGACAAGGTGACGCTGGCCGACGGCACGCAATGGACGGATCCCACCGTCCCGTCGCAGTTGGGGCCCGAATACACCGAACGCCGCGTGCCGATATGCCGATGGGATGAGACCGATACGCCACCTTCGACGGAAAGCCTGGACGAGTTCGACAGCGGGTTTGCTGCCGTCGGAAACACGCTCGAAGCAAGGTATGGTTTGGTCGTGCACGGCTCCGAGCTGTCGGTCTATTTCCTCGACAGAAAAAAGAGCTCGGTCGTGGACGTCGCCGTCATATCGCCTCCGCCGGAAGCGACGCGTCTCGACGCCGCTCATTCGGTGCTCGCGGCAAAGAAGGTCGCGATCGTCGGGTGCGGGTCGCTCGGCAGCAAGGCGGCGACCATGCTCGCGAGATCCGGTGTCGGCGGTTTCGTGCTCGTCGATGACGACATTCTGCTTCCCGATAACCTGGTCCGGAACGACCTCGATTGGCGGGACGCCGGAGTGCACAAGGTGCCGGCGCTCGCTCGACGTCTGCAGTTCGTGAATCCGTCGGTCGATGTCTTGCAATGGCGTGTGCCTCTTGGCGGGCAGGAGGCCAACGAGAGTGCCGATGCCACGTTGAAACGAATATCTGAATGCGACCTCGTGCTGGATGCGACGGCCGATCCCAATGTGCTGAATCTGCTCTCGGCAGTGGCCGCGTCCGCGAAGAAGCCCGTAATCTGGGCGGAAGTATTCGGCGGCGGGTTCGGCGGCCTGATCGCCAGGTATCGACCGGGGATCGAGCCACCGCCACCATTCATGCGGCGCGCCATCGAGAACTGGTTCGGCGAAAAGGGATCGTTGCCGAGAAGATCGCATCGGCCGTACGAAGCGATTGGCGCCGGCATTGACGTACCCATGACCGCCGACGACGCGGACGTTTCCGTGATCGCGGCCCACGCTGCCCGGCTCGCCATCGATCTGTTGGTCGATCGTAGCCCGTCTCTATTTCCCAACTCGGTCTATGCGATCGGCCTTGGCGCGGATTCGGTGTTTTCTCAGCCGTTCGACACCTATCCGATCGATGTCGGTCCGCCACCGCCGGAGCCTGAAGTCGTCGAGCTGTCGGACCAGGAAAAGGTCACGGAGATCGCCACGTTGCTCGAGTTGCTGAAGGACAAGATCGGTGGAGCTGATCCTACCGCGCAAGATAACTGA
- a CDS encoding IS630 family transposase (programmed frameshift) gives MAKPLSMDLRERVLSCIESGVSGRQAAERFGVSPASVSRWRTREREQGDALPKAQGGDRKSHRIDAHQAAIIALLEASPDITIEELRHSLSKQGLSFGYGTIRRFFERHKITPQKKTAHAAEQNRPDVLKDREAWRESQDKLDRDRLVFIDETWASTNMARTHGRCRRGERLRASIPHGHWKTTTCVAALTTNGIIAPWVLDGPINRDAFETYVEKVLVPELPEHAIVIMDNLSSHKGPRIRKMIEAAGATLLYLPPYSPDLNPIENAFAKLKAHLRKAAERTIGGLWDAIGRIVDTYTPAESRNYFAAAGYLQSDRLTL, from the exons ATGGCGAAACCGTTGTCGATGGATCTTCGCGAACGTGTTCTTAGCTGTATTGAGAGCGGCGTTTCAGGCCGGCAGGCTGCTGAGCGATTTGGAGTGAGCCCGGCCAGCGTAAGCCGTTGGCGAACGCGCGAGCGGGAGCAAGGCGATGCTCTGCCAAAGGCTCAAGGCGGTGATCGCAAATCGCACCGGATCGATGCTCACCAGGCGGCGATCATAGCTTTGCTCGAGGCGTCGCCCGATATCACCATTGAGGAATTGCGGCACAGCTTGAGCAAACAAGGCCTATCCTTTGGCTATGGCACGATCCGCCGCTTCTTCGAACGTCACAAGATCACGC CGCAAAAAAAGACTGCCCATGCCGCAGAGCAGAACCGTCCGGACGTTTTGAAGGACCGCGAGGCTTGGCGCGAGAGCCAGGACAAGCTCGACCGGGATCGCCTCGTCTTCATTGATGAGACTTGGGCATCGACCAACATGGCGCGAACACACGGCCGCTGCCGGCGCGGTGAACGCCTGCGGGCCAGCATTCCTCACGGTCACTGGAAAACGACAACCTGCGTAGCCGCCCTCACCACGAACGGCATCATCGCTCCATGGGTGCTCGATGGCCCCATCAACCGCGACGCCTTTGAGACCTATGTCGAAAAAGTGCTCGTCCCCGAGCTGCCGGAACACGCCATCGTCATCATGGACAACCTGTCCAGCCACAAAGGACCACGCATACGCAAGATGATCGAGGCGGCCGGCGCCACGCTCCTCTATCTCCCGCCCTACAGCCCCGACCTCAATCCGATTGAGAACGCCTTCGCCAAGCTCAAAGCACACTTGCGAAAGGCCGCCGAACGGACCATCGGCGGCCTTTGGGATGCGATCGGGCGCATCGTCGACACCTACACGCCCGCAGAGTCTAGGAACTACTTCGCCGCCGCCGGCTATTTGCAATCTGATCGGCTAACGCTCTAG
- a CDS encoding Mov34/MPN/PAD-1 family protein codes for MELILPRKITDLLRRELRGRRNEIGGVMVAEHVGDETFRIVELSVQRSGGTTMHFVRDPEQSKAFLSDFFARTGGNYHRFNYIGEWHSHPTFEPVPSRNDIQAMYQIVEDPEVGANFAVLIIVRLFFRRSLKMSATLFRAGLPPERVVVLLERKTPGLLSRLRILFKK; via the coding sequence GTGGAGCTGATCCTACCGCGCAAGATAACTGACCTTCTGCGCCGCGAGCTGCGGGGGCGACGCAACGAGATCGGCGGCGTGATGGTCGCCGAGCACGTGGGCGACGAGACTTTCCGGATAGTCGAACTTTCGGTGCAGAGGTCGGGCGGTACGACGATGCATTTCGTCCGGGATCCGGAGCAGAGCAAAGCTTTCTTATCGGATTTCTTTGCTAGAACGGGCGGCAACTATCATCGCTTCAACTATATCGGAGAGTGGCATTCGCATCCGACGTTCGAGCCCGTGCCCAGCCGAAACGATATCCAGGCGATGTACCAGATCGTCGAAGATCCAGAAGTAGGCGCGAACTTCGCCGTCCTCATCATTGTGCGGTTGTTTTTTCGCAGATCATTGAAGATGTCGGCGACGTTGTTCCGGGCCGGTCTACCTCCGGAGCGTGTCGTGGTCTTGCTCGAACGGAAAACACCGGGATTGCTTTCCCGCCTGCGAATTCTATTCAAAAAGTAA
- a CDS encoding HipA domain-containing protein, which produces MPDVSVLDVRLHDTPIATLTLVQGDRSLLAFNQDYIDDPDRSTLSLSFKDSFGNLLTSFKPYQQVLPPFFSNLLPEGPLRRYLAERAGVKERREFFLLWMLGRDLPGALSVHPADGEALPPQVEEDLTPDERQNMLRFSLAGVQLKFSALKNDPKKGGLTIPVEGVGGSWIVKLPSHQYPGVPENEYSMMSLAKAMGMDVPELQLIDVDAIKGLPEGIGELKGRALAVKRFDRTADGAVHMEDFAQVFGVFPDEKYDKANYRSIARVLGIETGDAGIAEFIRRLVFSTLIGNADMHLKNWSLIYPDRRTPVLSPAYDLLSTIPYIADDKMALNYSRTKKMAEFSKDELMHLAAKAKISEKLAVDTAAETVQRFKEVWARQKADLPLEKKVVEVVDAHAATIPIYNEL; this is translated from the coding sequence ATGCCTGACGTATCGGTTCTAGACGTACGCCTGCACGACACCCCGATTGCGACCCTCACGCTCGTGCAGGGTGACCGTTCGCTGCTCGCCTTCAACCAGGACTACATCGACGACCCCGACCGCTCCACCTTGAGCCTGTCCTTCAAGGACTCGTTCGGAAACCTGCTCACCTCGTTCAAGCCGTACCAACAAGTCCTCCCGCCTTTCTTCTCCAACCTTCTGCCGGAAGGCCCCCTGCGTCGCTACCTCGCGGAACGCGCAGGCGTGAAGGAAAGGCGCGAGTTCTTCCTCCTATGGATGCTGGGGCGGGACCTTCCGGGCGCCCTGTCGGTCCATCCGGCGGACGGAGAAGCATTGCCGCCCCAGGTTGAGGAGGATCTCACGCCGGACGAGCGGCAGAACATGCTGCGCTTCTCGCTCGCGGGCGTGCAGCTGAAGTTCTCAGCGCTCAAGAACGATCCCAAGAAAGGCGGCCTAACTATTCCCGTCGAAGGTGTCGGCGGTTCATGGATCGTCAAGCTGCCGTCACATCAGTATCCCGGCGTGCCTGAAAACGAATACTCCATGATGTCCCTGGCGAAGGCGATGGGTATGGACGTTCCTGAACTGCAACTGATCGACGTCGACGCGATCAAAGGTCTGCCGGAGGGGATCGGCGAACTGAAGGGGCGGGCGCTCGCCGTGAAGCGATTCGACCGCACCGCCGACGGCGCGGTCCATATGGAAGATTTCGCGCAGGTATTCGGCGTCTTTCCGGATGAGAAGTACGACAAGGCCAACTACCGAAGCATCGCGCGCGTTCTCGGCATCGAAACCGGAGACGCCGGCATCGCCGAATTCATCCGGCGACTCGTATTCAGCACGCTGATCGGCAACGCCGACATGCACCTGAAGAACTGGTCATTGATCTACCCCGACCGACGTACGCCCGTTCTTTCGCCCGCCTACGACCTGCTGTCGACCATACCGTACATTGCGGACGACAAGATGGCGCTGAACTATTCGCGCACGAAGAAGATGGCCGAATTCTCCAAAGACGAACTGATGCATCTAGCCGCTAAGGCGAAGATTTCGGAGAAGCTGGCCGTTGATACCGCCGCGGAAACTGTCCAGCGCTTCAAGGAGGTTTGGGCGAGGCAAAAGGCGGACCTTCCCCTAGAGAAGAAGGTCGTCGAAGTCGTCGATGCGCACGCCGCGACGATCCCGATCTACAATGAGCTCTGA
- a CDS encoding helix-turn-helix transcriptional regulator, which produces MSQRALAVRAGLTQAHISQIETGRLEPGLSSFIQMARALDLEVVLVPKKLLPAVEGVLRSNAATEFSSAKGSSDLFARAERIVSRQRKRYGSSAALDRIAEYFRFLKQVHLSKTDLALVADIVETLRSDPAEPIPKAVLENSAGVLQGLRNRIAHPVEAPRPAYALDDEDDDA; this is translated from the coding sequence ATGAGCCAACGCGCGCTGGCGGTCCGCGCGGGATTGACCCAGGCGCATATCTCGCAAATCGAGACCGGCCGCCTCGAACCGGGTCTGTCCAGTTTCATCCAGATGGCGCGGGCACTGGACCTCGAAGTCGTACTGGTGCCCAAGAAGCTTCTTCCTGCGGTGGAAGGCGTACTGCGCTCGAACGCCGCCACCGAATTCTCCTCCGCGAAGGGATCGTCGGACCTCTTCGCCAGGGCCGAACGAATCGTTTCCAGACAAAGGAAACGCTACGGCAGCTCCGCCGCGCTCGATCGCATCGCCGAATACTTCCGTTTCCTGAAGCAGGTCCATCTTTCGAAAACCGACCTGGCTCTCGTCGCGGACATCGTCGAGACCCTGCGCAGTGATCCAGCCGAACCGATACCTAAGGCCGTGCTGGAAAATTCCGCGGGCGTGTTGCAGGGTCTGCGCAATAGGATCGCACATCCCGTAGAAGCCCCCCGCCCTGCCTACGCTCTCGACGACGAGGACGACGATGCCTGA
- a CDS encoding cold-shock protein has protein sequence MAMGKVKWFNTTKGYGFIQPDDGGPDVFVHISAVEKAGYAGLAEGARISYELRAGRSGKMSAESLRIG, from the coding sequence TTGGCAATGGGCAAAGTGAAGTGGTTCAACACAACCAAAGGCTATGGCTTCATTCAGCCTGATGACGGCGGCCCAGATGTCTTCGTCCACATCAGTGCCGTCGAGAAAGCCGGCTATGCGGGCTTGGCCGAGGGCGCGCGGATCAGCTACGAGCTGAGGGCTGGGCGCTCCGGCAAAATGTCCGCGGAAAGTCTGCGGATCGGGTGA
- a CDS encoding reverse transcriptase/maturase family protein: MGHEWFKKRGYRHFDVSVGLSFAASACDPAHVAKHSWLPLIHYVKRVKRYKPKDGKTVYKDRDIMFASHRDACILTKYAYEIGKLLDLHYKQAKLDDHVIAYRKLGQANYHFSAKAYRFVQDHQPCVVLCFDITGFFDNLDHAILKNRLKRLLGVKEISPDWYAVFRHVTKFSKVERKALEAHPVFTERIKQGGREPIATIAELHKAGVAIVTNPDRFGIPQGTPISSAFSNLYMMDVDAAMASACAKIGGLYQRYSDDILVICPVHEEAEIAKTLKAVIDDHKLEIKDEKTERAEFGAGSDKNFQYLGFNMSKDGASIRPSSMARQWRKAKRAIATTTKIGEKAIAEGRAVKIFTKRLRRRFAPVGARNFSKYARHAADAFGSKQVVRQAMKFERMADQAIREIEKITKLPNGS; encoded by the coding sequence TTGGGGCATGAATGGTTTAAGAAACGGGGCTATCGCCACTTTGACGTGTCGGTTGGTCTTTCCTTCGCCGCTTCGGCTTGCGATCCGGCACATGTCGCCAAGCATTCGTGGCTTCCGCTGATTCACTACGTTAAGCGTGTCAAACGCTACAAGCCAAAGGACGGGAAGACGGTCTATAAGGATCGTGACATCATGTTCGCGTCGCACCGCGACGCCTGCATTCTTACCAAATACGCCTATGAAATCGGTAAGCTGCTTGATCTGCATTATAAGCAAGCAAAGCTAGACGATCACGTTATCGCCTATCGCAAGCTTGGGCAGGCCAACTACCATTTTTCAGCGAAGGCTTACCGTTTCGTCCAAGATCATCAGCCTTGTGTCGTGCTTTGCTTCGACATCACCGGATTCTTCGACAATCTTGACCATGCCATCCTTAAGAACCGGCTGAAGCGTCTGCTAGGCGTCAAGGAGATCTCCCCGGATTGGTATGCTGTTTTCCGGCATGTCACGAAATTCAGCAAGGTTGAGCGCAAGGCGCTGGAAGCCCATCCGGTGTTCACCGAGAGGATAAAGCAGGGCGGTCGCGAGCCGATTGCGACGATCGCAGAGCTTCATAAAGCGGGCGTCGCGATCGTCACCAATCCCGACAGGTTTGGTATTCCGCAAGGAACGCCAATCAGTAGCGCGTTTTCGAATCTTTACATGATGGATGTGGATGCCGCGATGGCTAGTGCCTGCGCGAAGATCGGCGGCCTGTATCAGCGGTACTCGGACGACATTCTCGTGATTTGTCCGGTCCATGAGGAAGCCGAGATCGCGAAAACGCTGAAAGCGGTTATTGACGACCACAAGCTTGAGATCAAGGACGAGAAAACCGAACGGGCAGAGTTCGGAGCCGGGAGCGATAAGAACTTTCAGTATCTAGGATTCAACATGTCGAAGGACGGGGCTTCGATCCGACCTTCGTCGATGGCGCGGCAGTGGCGCAAAGCCAAACGCGCCATCGCAACCACGACGAAAATTGGCGAAAAGGCGATCGCGGAAGGTCGCGCGGTCAAGATTTTCACCAAGAGGCTGCGCCGGCGTTTTGCTCCGGTCGGAGCCCGTAACTTCTCCAAGTACGCGCGGCATGCGGCCGATGCTTTCGGCTCCAAGCAAGTTGTTCGACAGGCCATGAAGTTTGAACGGATGGCAGATCAGGCCATTCGTGAGATCGAAAAGATCACGAAGTTACCGAACGGAAGCTAA
- the greA gene encoding transcription elongation factor GreA: MSVAFTKEESAETASETLLPDRPISPHPNLVTQSGLQALELQLRRAREAYEAAQQIDDVNEKRRQSAVPLRDVRYLVERLRTAQLIRNPASTDTVAFGSTVTFSRTDGRVQTYRIVGEDEADPKAGSISFVSPVARSLIGRAVGDVVGAGNQEIEILSIT; the protein is encoded by the coding sequence TTGAGCGTTGCCTTTACCAAAGAAGAGAGTGCCGAAACCGCGTCCGAGACGCTGTTGCCGGATCGCCCGATTTCGCCGCATCCCAACCTGGTGACACAATCGGGATTGCAGGCTTTGGAGTTGCAGCTTCGGCGGGCGCGCGAGGCCTATGAGGCCGCGCAGCAGATCGACGATGTCAACGAAAAGCGCCGGCAGTCGGCCGTGCCCTTGCGCGACGTCCGCTACCTCGTCGAAAGGCTGCGCACGGCCCAACTGATCCGCAATCCGGCGTCGACCGATACGGTCGCCTTTGGCAGCACGGTGACGTTCAGCCGGACCGATGGTCGCGTGCAGACCTATCGCATCGTCGGGGAGGATGAAGCCGATCCGAAGGCCGGGTCGATCTCGTTCGTATCTCCGGTTGCGAGGTCCTTGATCGGGAGGGCGGTCGGGGACGTCGTCGGTGCGGGCAATCAGGAGATCGAGATTCTGTCGATCACGTAG
- a CDS encoding integrase arm-type DNA-binding domain-containing protein, which produces MPEPTNQLTLTDAVIRNATLPPGKAQHYLHDDKLPGLALRMRATGGRTWVYLFTKPGVRGTQRKTLGAWPKYNEKAARKAATIAAGEVVKGLDPNDAKREARRQQAAEKQCTTLATLIVEDGPYQTSLTERQVVNWKPAMSALRRGLKDHAESGVGDLTRRQIMAAVDKIAKTGKRGAAKDLRKHVHTLLEWCVGEGYVEHNVLAGYRAPKETRAQRVGRRTKGRALTDEEIIKVWDASGKLGTFGLLARMCLLGGPRRSEPTMIEWRKHIMDDRITFDAAWTKMGLHHDVPRTHLVDEVLMAAKHFQRATSDYVFPSPKTGGQMSGFTKMVNRLVKEASVAKFTMHDLRRSLRTIMSRCGYDNEIQRLCVGQKPSGIDQVYNHDEQWIIRKMAFEAAHDYIAELVGAKRVGKIVRLQRTNPLDPIKAELLGRLREHYAAEAS; this is translated from the coding sequence ATGCCGGAGCCGACCAACCAGCTGACACTCACCGATGCGGTGATCCGCAACGCAACGCTGCCGCCGGGTAAGGCGCAGCATTATCTCCACGACGACAAGCTGCCCGGCCTCGCGTTGCGCATGCGCGCCACCGGCGGCCGGACCTGGGTCTACCTCTTCACCAAGCCGGGGGTGAGGGGGACCCAGCGCAAGACCCTCGGCGCGTGGCCCAAGTATAATGAGAAGGCCGCGCGCAAGGCCGCTACCATCGCCGCAGGCGAGGTCGTCAAGGGCTTGGACCCGAACGACGCGAAGCGCGAGGCGAGGCGGCAACAGGCAGCCGAGAAGCAGTGTACCACGCTCGCGACCCTGATTGTTGAAGATGGTCCCTACCAGACGTCCTTGACCGAACGTCAAGTCGTCAACTGGAAGCCAGCAATGTCGGCGCTGCGGCGCGGGCTCAAGGATCACGCCGAGAGCGGCGTGGGGGACCTGACGCGACGGCAGATCATGGCTGCGGTCGACAAGATTGCCAAGACCGGCAAGCGCGGTGCAGCAAAGGACTTGCGTAAGCATGTGCATACCTTGCTCGAATGGTGCGTCGGCGAGGGCTATGTCGAGCACAACGTGCTCGCCGGCTATCGCGCGCCCAAGGAAACCCGCGCGCAAAGGGTCGGACGTCGAACGAAGGGTCGCGCGCTGACCGATGAGGAAATCATCAAGGTCTGGGATGCGTCTGGCAAGCTCGGGACTTTCGGTCTCCTGGCACGCATGTGCCTGCTCGGCGGCCCGCGCCGCAGCGAGCCGACCATGATCGAGTGGCGAAAGCACATCATGGACGACAGGATTACCTTCGATGCGGCATGGACCAAGATGGGCCTGCACCACGATGTGCCGCGCACTCACCTGGTTGACGAGGTGCTCATGGCCGCGAAGCATTTCCAGCGGGCAACCTCCGACTATGTCTTTCCGTCACCAAAAACCGGCGGCCAGATGTCCGGCTTCACCAAGATGGTTAACCGCTTGGTCAAGGAAGCGAGCGTCGCCAAGTTCACCATGCATGACTTAAGGCGCAGCTTGCGCACCATCATGTCACGCTGTGGCTACGACAACGAAATCCAGCGCCTGTGTGTTGGACAAAAGCCAAGCGGAATCGATCAGGTCTACAATCACGACGAACAGTGGATCATCCGCAAGATGGCGTTCGAAGCGGCTCACGACTACATTGCGGAGTTGGTCGGCGCGAAGCGGGTCGGCAAAATCGTGCGCCTGCAGCGGACAAATCCGCTTGACCCGATCAAGGCCGAGCTCCTCGGGCGCCTCCGTGAGCATTATGCGGCTGAGGCGTCTTAG
- a CDS encoding ImmA/IrrE family metallo-endopeptidase codes for MDFEGWGPRRWASHFNQMLNLANPPDRHRFDIGALAMETSRSLFPEDPITKVGKEELDGFAGALVPSASRTKWGIVYGAGQSRGRRRFTIAHEFGHYLLHRKKYPDGIHSSEAGIDGRTRLQIEREANEFASWLLMPLDDFRRQVPPTGKPDFDVLGDCAERYDVSLVAAILQWLRYTERRALLVVSVDGFVKWSWSSERALTTGAFIRTSRGPVELPPASAAGRELFTPEARTGVDHPTGVWFEEPARELSFRSERYDAAYTLLHLGDDPGWSGVARRHLL; via the coding sequence ATGGACTTCGAGGGTTGGGGACCTCGGCGCTGGGCGAGCCATTTCAACCAGATGCTGAATCTGGCGAACCCGCCTGATCGACACCGTTTCGACATCGGTGCGCTCGCCATGGAGACGTCGCGCTCCCTCTTCCCGGAAGATCCCATCACCAAGGTCGGTAAAGAAGAGCTCGATGGATTCGCAGGCGCGTTAGTGCCGTCCGCGTCGAGGACTAAGTGGGGGATCGTGTACGGCGCCGGCCAGTCAAGGGGCCGTCGCAGGTTCACTATCGCGCACGAATTCGGCCACTACCTCCTGCACCGGAAGAAGTACCCCGACGGGATCCACTCCAGCGAAGCCGGGATCGACGGACGGACCAGGCTGCAAATCGAAAGAGAAGCCAACGAGTTTGCCTCCTGGCTTCTGATGCCTCTCGATGATTTCAGGCGCCAGGTGCCGCCGACGGGCAAGCCGGACTTTGACGTGTTGGGCGATTGCGCCGAGCGGTATGATGTGTCGCTGGTCGCTGCCATCCTTCAATGGCTACGCTATACGGAACGAAGGGCTCTGCTCGTCGTCTCCGTAGACGGTTTCGTCAAGTGGTCGTGGTCGAGCGAGCGCGCGTTGACGACCGGGGCCTTCATCCGCACCAGCCGTGGCCCAGTGGAGTTACCGCCGGCATCGGCGGCCGGTCGGGAACTGTTCACGCCGGAGGCCCGGACCGGTGTCGATCACCCGACCGGCGTCTGGTTTGAAGAGCCGGCGCGCGAACTCTCGTTCAGAAGCGAGCGCTACGACGCGGCGTACACCCTTCTCCACTTGGGAGACGATCCCGGCTGGAGCGGCGTTGCGCGTCGGCACTTGCTCTGA
- a CDS encoding adenylate/guanylate cyclase domain-containing protein, translating into MGTWNSGRATKRIDAKIDSLPLKDIEIKEYVRETDLAGLSGSTAYRVDGVHLYADILNLKDILNVTTVEGETCHKRTLRFLNMHYRAAHRIIAAVESIFVDFHNQRLHTVFTKPYDDEAKRIHRAVATAQLIIDVLARTGEDADHPAAKVRVGIDTGKALAVNNGRRGHREPLFLGRPANHAAKRAGGGSAQGIFLTNEARKAIGLAEAQDVDKTPLSAEEIAKSQQAAKLDVTVDGVVKDWAEDLKNNPIGDFVFSGHTPPFSTLDIETLSVKNSRRQDAASIYGDLDGFTAYVGTNMGTDAGAKHVVRALHVLRSELDAVLHEDFQGRKIRFIGDCIHGVLAEGTAQTTDAVETISSMTLCAAAMRSSFQIALRRLKEKGTDASSLGLQIGFEYGPITVTRLGMKGGLVRCAVSRGILNSEQEQGRCKGNQTAIGANAYSKSSHGVHALFGDMRIRGDLDYATALDAMAGKGDAVARAIKSAAGASLLKPQSSPAAPLSFPDRPAGPTKPGGFA; encoded by the coding sequence ATGGGTACTTGGAATAGTGGTCGCGCGACCAAACGGATCGACGCTAAGATCGATTCGTTGCCTCTCAAGGATATCGAGATCAAGGAGTACGTCCGCGAAACCGATCTCGCGGGCCTGTCGGGCAGCACCGCGTACCGGGTCGATGGCGTCCATCTGTATGCCGATATCTTGAACCTGAAGGACATTCTGAACGTCACCACGGTCGAGGGCGAGACCTGCCATAAGCGCACGCTCCGCTTCCTTAATATGCACTACCGTGCCGCGCATCGTATCATCGCCGCCGTCGAATCGATCTTCGTCGACTTCCACAATCAGCGGCTTCACACCGTCTTCACCAAGCCATACGACGACGAGGCGAAACGCATTCATCGCGCGGTTGCGACCGCGCAGTTGATCATCGACGTCCTGGCGCGCACCGGCGAGGATGCCGATCATCCGGCGGCCAAGGTCCGGGTCGGGATCGACACCGGCAAGGCGCTCGCGGTTAACAACGGCAGGCGGGGTCACCGGGAACCGCTCTTTCTTGGACGGCCGGCCAACCATGCTGCCAAGCGCGCGGGCGGCGGCTCCGCGCAGGGTATCTTCCTGACCAACGAAGCGCGCAAGGCAATCGGCCTTGCCGAAGCGCAGGATGTCGACAAGACGCCGCTCAGCGCCGAGGAAATCGCAAAGAGCCAGCAGGCGGCCAAGCTGGACGTTACGGTCGACGGTGTCGTCAAGGATTGGGCAGAGGATCTCAAGAACAACCCGATCGGTGATTTCGTGTTTTCAGGTCATACGCCTCCGTTTTCGACCCTGGATATCGAGACCCTGTCGGTGAAGAATTCGCGACGACAGGATGCCGCCTCGATCTATGGCGACCTCGATGGCTTCACCGCCTATGTCGGAACCAACATGGGGACGGACGCGGGCGCGAAGCACGTCGTGCGCGCGCTGCACGTCCTGCGGTCGGAGCTGGATGCCGTACTGCACGAGGATTTCCAGGGCCGGAAGATCAGATTCATCGGCGACTGCATCCACGGCGTGCTAGCCGAAGGGACCGCGCAGACGACCGATGCGGTCGAGACCATCAGCAGCATGACTCTTTGCGCGGCGGCGATGCGGAGCAGCTTCCAGATCGCACTGAGGCGATTGAAGGAAAAGGGGACCGATGCCTCCAGCCTTGGGCTCCAGATTGGCTTCGAGTACGGACCGATCACCGTGACACGCCTGGGCATGAAGGGTGGTCTCGTCCGTTGTGCGGTCAGTCGCGGGATTCTGAACTCCGAGCAGGAGCAGGGCCGCTGCAAGGGCAACCAAACCGCGATCGGGGCGAACGCCTATTCGAAATCCAGTCATGGTGTGCATGCGCTCTTCGGGGACATGCGGATCCGTGGGGATCTGGATTATGCGACGGCGCTTGACGCGATGGCCGGAAAGGGCGACGCGGTCGCGCGTGCGATCAAATCGGCAGCAGGAGCGAGCCTTCTGAAGCCGCAATCGTCGCCCGCCGCACCGCTGAGCTTCCCCGACCGACCGGCAGGTCCCACGAAGCCGGGCGGCTTTGCGTGA